A region from the Candidatus Electrothrix scaldis genome encodes:
- the argF gene encoding ornithine carbamoyltransferase has translation MNTHLLSLQDFTLPQLQSFLDRAAVLKKERQDGLRHQQLAGRKICMLFEKPSTRTRVSFEAAMYEMGGQVIFMSSKESQLGRGEPLKDTARVLARYVDAIVVRTYGQEVVEELAHFSAIPVINALTDLHHPCQILSDIMTVIEQKGYPSDLKVVWLGDGNNMANSWIQAASVLGFSLTLACPEGYDPDPTILKVAQQRAEKPITLLRDPVEAIQGADVVNVDVWASMGQEDEAEKRLEVFQPYQLNKALLQHAAPDAIVLHCLPAHRDEEITEDVLEGSQCVAFDQAENKMHMHKAILEYIINGMV, from the coding sequence ATGAATACCCACTTACTCTCGCTCCAGGATTTCACCCTACCCCAGCTACAGTCCTTTCTTGACCGGGCTGCAGTGCTGAAAAAAGAAAGACAAGACGGTCTGCGGCATCAGCAGCTTGCCGGAAGAAAAATTTGCATGCTGTTTGAAAAGCCCTCAACCAGAACCAGGGTATCCTTTGAAGCAGCCATGTACGAAATGGGTGGTCAAGTTATCTTTATGTCGAGCAAAGAAAGCCAGTTAGGACGAGGCGAACCGCTCAAGGATACAGCCAGAGTCCTGGCCCGTTATGTCGATGCCATCGTGGTCCGTACCTATGGTCAAGAGGTTGTGGAAGAGCTGGCCCATTTCTCAGCGATTCCGGTAATCAATGCACTGACTGACCTTCATCACCCCTGCCAGATTCTCAGCGATATCATGACAGTGATTGAACAGAAAGGGTATCCCAGCGACTTAAAAGTTGTCTGGCTCGGTGATGGCAATAATATGGCGAACTCGTGGATTCAGGCAGCCTCAGTACTCGGTTTTTCTTTGACCCTTGCCTGCCCGGAAGGGTATGATCCAGATCCAACCATCCTGAAGGTAGCGCAACAGCGGGCAGAAAAGCCTATTACCCTGTTGCGGGATCCTGTAGAGGCAATACAAGGAGCGGATGTGGTGAACGTTGATGTCTGGGCCTCTATGGGGCAGGAAGACGAGGCGGAAAAACGACTTGAAGTTTTCCAACCCTATCAACTCAACAAGGCCCTGCTCCAGCATGCAGCACCTGACGCCATTGTTCTTCACTGCCTCCCCGCCCACCGGGATGAAGAAATTACCGAGGACGTCCTGGAGGGCTCGCAATGCGTTGCCTTTGATCAGGCAGAAAACAAGATGCACATGCACAAGGCAATCCTGGAGTACATCATCAATGGGATGGTGTGA